CATGGGGAAGGAAGTTGAAGAGAGGGCTTGACAGGTTTAAGCTTATGTTGGCAAAGATTAAGAGGGCCGGAGTTGTGAGACAGGAGCTTGCATAGCTTAAGCTTAAGAACTCTCTGATTGGTGCAATCGATATATAGGATTTTTGGATCTTGTATTTTCTTTAGCTTTGAGAGATGTTATAAAAGAAGTCTGTTCCGTTTAAAGGACTTTTATCTCTTTTATTACCCTTCCTATTGATTATGTTTGGTGGAATCCAATCAATAATTTATTCTTGCTTTTTTCCCCCATCATAATCAATAACTTTGTTCCTATTTTAGACTCGATTTTCACCCGAAAATCACTGGATAAATATCTAACTTGCAGAGTCCCAACGCAAAAGGAAAAAGAGAAGACCTAGGGCAAGCTTCAGTGAAGAATGACGCAGATGAAGAAAAGTATTACGTAATACACTGTAAAGAAAACCATTCATTCATAACATTTCCTCAACAATTAGTGCATCATTCTGCCGACTACGTTTATTGTTTAATGATGCCATCTCCAAGGTAGAACCCATGGGCAATACTCAATAGGCACACGCTTTACCAATTTGTGCCTGCACTAATGTGCCGCCTAGAGGAGGCGAAATGCCCTGCCTACATTGCATCCAACTTACACGTGCTTCAAGCAAACCTTCAACAACAATGCAGCGAAAAGATATTTTAAACAAAATGACAGATCCAGTAATAGGTAAGGGATTCCTCCATACAACACACAAAAAGTTATGCATGACGCTCTTCGGTTCTTCCCAACTAGAGGTTTCTGCTACAAAGCACACTTAAAAGATATTTGTGTATCCGAAGAACCTTCTGAATCTGCTAAACCAGATTTCCACAGCAGCATTAAAACTAGAACAGTTTATGGCACGACTCATCTAATTTAAAGATTAGCTGCTCCCAACAGCTGAAGCCCATTGGCAGTGAATGAACAAGTAACGTATCATTACCAAGGAATCTTCCTTTCCAGATATTCTCCTCCTACTCAAGGGGAGTTACCCACAAGAAAGTTTGGACATCTTGGAGACCACTAAGCAAGGATAAGTTTCAAAATTTCAAGGTTGAGGGGAATGAGGACATATTTCATAGGGCCATGTAAAGAAATCTCACATAGAAGCATCCATTTCCAGAAGCATTCTGCGCTATAGATTCAATGATCACTGATGAACTGCAAGTAGAAATAAATGATCCGCAACTCCCACTCTTGCTGTCCTTCTAGAACTAGGAACATACTACTCAGCCAACAGAAGTTAAAACTCAAAAACATTACGTTCACCAATGATTAAACTGAATATACCAGCAACAATGTTTTGATAAGAGCAACTTTTCTCTAATCAACTTCATACTCCAACTTAGAGGAAACAAACTTGTAGAAATAGACCCTTTCAGTTTGCACTTTCCATCTCCTCAATGAATCCTTACCAACTCCAGTCCATACTAGCTCCAGCCATATCTCCACTCCAATGGCAAAACATTTTCTCCAAATAAATTGCTCCTAAGTTTGATTTTTAAGATAGTTCAAAATATAAAAACCAGCATCAGTTCGCAAACTTCAACCGTGAAAGGACTAACTTCAACTTTTAAATGTGATCTACAGCCAATTCCTCTATCTTGTTCCATTCTGATCTTTCTCATTCTCCAGCCGATTCCGCTATCTTGTTTCATTCTGATCTTTCCCGATACGCAAGTCCCCAGAAACATATTTAAAGCTTTAAGCAGTTACATAGTCTGGTGAAGATTCCAGCAAAACAATGCAAATGTCACCAatatttttttgggggggggggggggggagagaaaaTAAGGAATGCAAATGTGACGACACCATTTCAATCAGCTTTCACAAAATTATCCACATAATAGAGTAAAATGATATTTGTGCAATAGCAAATTCATATCAGCATTAAGATAAACAGATTATTACATTTAATACAAGGGGGGAGAGAGGGTGAAACACTAAAAAACAATCACCAGAGCattcaaatttcaaaattaagaaaagaaaaagaaaataagcaAGAATAAAGCTAAAAAGTATGCCAATGGCTGATTTTACCACAAAAGCATCAATCAGAGGCAACTAGCATTATCATCATTAGCAGCAGCAGTAGCAGCCGCCTCACCCGAGCTCGAAGAACCACTGCTGCTAATGCATACTCCTCGCTTCTTTCTCTCCTCTTCGTATTCAGGATCATCTGTAGGCAATTCAAACCTACACACTGGACAAGAATTCCTCGAACCCAGCCACTGAACTATACAATCATCATGATAACCATGCCCACATGGCAATTTCTTCGCCATTTCGCCCAAGTTAACTACATCTTTGCAAATGGCACATGCCATTACTTCCTGTTCTCCCTTGATCACCAATGTATCAAGACCCTCAATTGCAGTCTTGGAAGCTGGTGGAGCTCCTCGCCTTCCGCTACCATCACTCTCAGCTAGGGTTTGCAGCAGAGCTTCGTAACCCGCCGCATCCACGTAGTCCCCAGGGTTTCCGATGTAGCCGTCGACGTCCGGAACTTGTAATCGGAGCTCAATCGAGTGGTCTTCAAGTCCCATCAGAATCTCTGCCCAATCAAGAATCCGGTTGCGCCGATTGGCGGCTCTGGCGGCAAAGTCACGGAGTCGGAGACGGAGCACTTCCCGCCGCCTTCGCCGGACATCCTCTTCGTCGCCGTCGCCGCGATTCTCGTTTCCTTCATCCTCATCAACATCATCGTCTTCTCCTCCatcatcttcttcatcatcatcctcGTCCTCAGATTGGCTTCTATTCCCGCGATTCTCTCCGTCAACAACATTTCTAACCTCGATGTCGTGCTCGTTGTCCTCCTCGTCATCGTCATCGTCGTCGTCGTTTCCCCAACCGTCCAGCTCAACACGGAGGTAATCGTCATCGGAATGATGATCAGCGTGCTCAGATGGCGGGGGAGGGGGCGCGTCGTTGTCACGCGCTGCCTCAGCGATGAGCCGGAGGACCTGGATGAACTGGTTGCCGAAAGTAGGATCATCGATCTGATCGGAACCCGTAACCGGAGTGACGGAAACAGCAGCGTGTGAGGGTATGGACTCGACGAAGCCGTTCTTGCAGTCGGTGCAAATGAGATCGGGAAGATCGGGTAGGGTTTCAACGGCAACCCGTTTGTCACACTGGTAGCACCAGTAATCAGGGTCCGACCCGGCTGGAGCTGCAGGGACTGAGATGGGTGTCTCGGCCATTGTTGGAGACCAAAAGTGGGGGAGAAAAAGCagaaagaggaaaaagaaaaagattgaGGGAATTTATGTGGTTTAATTGGTAAGATTCTTATGATAATCATAGCCGTTGGATATGATCACTATTGGTTGATCAATGGTTAGTAACTTAATAACTTAGTGGAAGGGAATAGATAATGATAGATATAGTAATATTCTATTTTAGGAAGTACAAAATTAATAGTAAATGATGATTTTTAACCCATTGCAAATCACTTCTTTTAGGTAAAAAAGAAACACATGCGCACAGGTGAGGAGGTGCGAGAGATTGGTAGTGGGAGACCAATGGAGATGCAGAGTCAGGCCGAAGAAATATTGggaagaggtgattaggcaagatataGTGTTGCTCTAACTTACTGAGGATATGACCATGGATAGAAATGTGTGAAGGTTGAGAATAAAGGCAAAGGATTAGGTGACCGACTGTTGTTCTTGTTTGTAGCAGTAGTTTTAGTACATCACTTAGTGTCTTTCGTGTATTCTGGTAGCTTTAATTAGAGGGTATTTGCCCATAGCCAGTCTATAAATAAATATAAAGCAATGCATTTGAGACAATTTTATAAACAAAAAGAATATAAACAGCTActtcctccgttttaatttatgtgaacccatttgactgggcacggagtttataaaaagagagaagacttttgaacttgtggtgtaaaataaggcacatttattttgtgtggctataaatcattgcataaaggtaaattgtttccaaatatgaAAAAGAGTCATTCTTTTTTACACGGATTAAAaatgaaataggttcacataaaataaaacggagggagtattagttTTGATGTGTAATTTTTTCTATATGTTGTAATTAACGTCAACGCGAGATAAGAGATGTAGCCAAAGAATTTGGGAGAATGAAAGATTTGtcataaaataaagacagtaaagtaaagacaagtatagagagaaactgatatattattcaaacttcaaacttatgtacataatgaactgaaaactcctctatttatagaagaaatgaagcagctgcgaggcttttcgggaagcagctgcaaggcttttctttagttgCTTGTAAgatgtctgcatgagctgcttgtaacctgcctgtttaataagaagctgctgcaaattatttcattgagctgcttgcaaccttcctgcatcagctgcttgtagataaacttcaacagagtactaaacggataatcttcttcaggaagattatctatagcggagtaataaatggacatccacaatataattattttcataacactcccccttggatgttcattaaaatgtattgtgcctcgttaaaaccttactaggaaaaatccaatgaaaaaaatcctagtgaaggaaaaagagtacacatagttagtaatacgcatttctagctgcctcattaaaaaccttataaggaaaaccctgtgggaaaaaaccttagtaaggaaaacaAAAGAGTACATcgtgtattttactccccctgatgaaaaccttgtttcaaatatttgagtctccgcattccaatcttgtatatcatcttctcaaaagttgaagttggcaaaaatttagtgaataaatctgccggattatcacttgaacggatttattGCACACCAATGttaccatttttctgaagatcgtgtgtgtagaatacttttggtgaaatgtgcttcgttctatctttttataaattctcccttcaattgggctatgtatgcagcattgtctttgtataaaattgtggatcttttatcacactccaaactacatttttcttgaataaaatgaatcactaatctcaaccatacacattccctacttgcttcatgaatagttattatctcagcatgattagaagTAGCAATAATTGACtactttgtggagcgccatgatataacagtacctccacatgtaaatacgtacccggtttgagatcgagctttatggggattagataaataacctgcatctgcataaccaataagatgtgcactacctttgttagcataaaacaaacacatatcaagagttccctttaaatatcgtaatatatgcttaatcccgttccaatgtctccgtgtaggagaagaactatatcttgctagtaaattaacagaaaatgttatgtcaggcctttagtgcaccaattgcactgagatagggtacttcgagaccaaggagttcctcatcctcttctagaggtcggaacaaatctttattcacttcaagtgatagAACAACCATttgtgtactcaatgggtgcgctttgtccatgtaaaagcgttttaagaccctttctgtataggcagattgatggataaagatcccgtctgctaaatgttcaatttgcagaccaagacataattttgtctttccaagatctttcatctcaaattctttcttaagatattcaattgccatttggagctcttctgaagttccaacaagatttatgtcatcaacataaacaacaagtataacaaattctgaaaccattttttttataaaaatacatggacaaataacatcatttatgtaaccctctttcagcaaatattcactgaggcgattataccacatgcgcccagattacTTTAAATCGTACAAAGatttttgtaatctgattgagtacatttcccgagattttgaatatgcttcaagcattttaaatccttcagggattttcatataaattttattatcaagtgacccgtacaaataagatgtaaccacatccattatatgtatttcaagcctttcacgtaaggctaaactgatgagatatcgaaatgttatggcatccataacgggtgaatatgtttcttcataatcgactctaggtcgttgtgagaatccttgtgtgacaaggcgagccttgtatctttcaacttcattttggtcattcctttttcgcacaaaaacccatttatgaccaactgattttataccggcaggtgtttggactactggtccaaagacctcttttttagcaagtgcgttcaattctgattgaattgccccttgccattttggccaatcagatctttgttgacattcttcgacagatcggggttcacaatcctcactatcttgcataatgttaagtgcaacattataagcaaaaatattatccaccactattttagatcgatttaaattaattccatcaccagtagaacttattaaaagttcctcgctcACTTAAGTCTATGGTTCaatgatttcttcaggaatctcagaactaatcagatcttgggtctcttcaggagatccctttatagtatcattttgatcatttgtcgattttctttttcgagaattttgatccttagaacccaaaggcctaccacgcttcaggcgtgctttaggttcactagttcttatgctagtagatggtcctgctgtgacatcaattcgtataggcacattctctgcagggatatgtgacttagttatccttttcaaatcagtaaacgcgtctggcatttgatttgctatattttataaatggatgatcttctggacctcctgattacatataggggtacgtggatcaaaataaGATAATGAtgaaatttttcacacaatttctcttttaatttcctttttctctccccatAATTATGGgaaatttattttatcaaaccaacaatctgcaaatcgagcaataaataaatctcccgttaatggttcaagatagcgaataatatagggtgattcaaacccaacataaattcctaaccttctctgcgggcccatcttactgcactgtggtggtgctactggcatatatacagcacatccaaaaattcgtagatgggcaatatttagTTCATGACCAAagactaattgtgacggagaatatttattataatgtgtcggtctgagacggataagtgattctgcatgcaagatagcatggccccaaacagtagtaggtaattttattttcataagtagtggtcttgctatcaattgcagccgtttaataaatgactcagcaaggccattttgagtatgaacataagctacatgatgttcaacttttattccaactgatagacagtaattatcaaaagtttgagatgagaattctccagcattatcaaggcgaatagcctttataggataatctgggaattgtacCCTTAATCGAATtgtttgggctaataactttacAAACgctaggttgcgagatgatag
This sequence is a window from Nicotiana tomentosiformis chromosome 5, ASM39032v3, whole genome shotgun sequence. Protein-coding genes within it:
- the LOC104090374 gene encoding E3 ubiquitin-protein ligase CIP8, with the protein product MAETPISVPAAPAGSDPDYWCYQCDKRVAVETLPDLPDLICTDCKNGFVESIPSHAAVSVTPVTGSDQIDDPTFGNQFIQVLRLIAEAARDNDAPPPPPSEHADHHSDDDYLRVELDGWGNDDDDDDDEEDNEHDIEVRNVVDGENRGNRSQSEDEDDDEEDDGGEDDDVDEDEGNENRGDGDEEDVRRRRREVLRLRLRDFAARAANRRNRILDWAEILMGLEDHSIELRLQVPDVDGYIGNPGDYVDAAGYEALLQTLAESDGSGRRGAPPASKTAIEGLDTLVIKGEQEVMACAICKDVVNLGEMAKKLPCGHGYHDDCIVQWLGSRNSCPVCRFELPTDDPEYEEERKKRGVCISSSGSSSSGEAAATAAANDDNASCL